Within Romboutsia sp. CE17, the genomic segment CACTTTAGTATATTCATTGTATACATTTTTATATTCATTTTTTAGATCTATTAACTCACCCTCACCAAATAAATCTAAGAATTGTAAGTGAGTTTCTTTATTAAATAAAGCCTGATTTTGATGCTGACCATGAATGTCAATTAAAGTCGATGAAATCTCTCTTAATACGGATAATTTAAGTGTTCTACCATTTACTCTAGCAACACTTTTACCATCATCATAAATAACTCTAGTAATAACTAATAGATTATCATCATCTAGCTCTATATCATATTTTTCTAAAACCTTTTTTAAATGCACGCTTTCAGATGAAAATATAGCTTCAACTATTCCTTTTTCCGTACCTTTTCTTAAAAAAGCTCTATCATATTTTTCACCTAAACATAGACCTAGTGCATCTATTATTATAGATTTTCCTGAACCAGTTTCTCCCGTTAATATATTTAGGTTTTCATCAATTGTTAATCTTAGTTCCTCTACTAAGGCACAATTTTTCATATACAACTCAAGGATCACTTTAAAATCCCCCTTTATTAAGTATAATTTTTATTTATTTAAACTATGAGAAGCTTCTACTACCTCTGTTATTTTTTTTCTATATTCATCTTCATTGAATTCATAATCGTCATTTGAATTACGAAGATATATTAAGTATTCTATATTACCTTCAGGACCTTTTATTGGCGAATAATCTAAGTCTAGTATTGAAAATCCTATTTCTACAGCAAAATGTGATATAGTTTCTATTACTTCTATATGTGTAGATTTCTCCCTAACCACACCTTTTTTACCGACTTTTTCTCTTCCTGCTTCAAATTGAGGTTTTATTAAAGCAACAACATGTCCTCCTGGTCTAACTAACTCTTTAGCCTTTGGTAGAACTAATTTTAAAGATATAAATGATACATCTATAGATGCAAAATCTGCAAATTCTTTAGTATCTTCAATTGTAACATGTCTTATATTTGTTCTTTCCATACAAACAACTCTCTCATCTTGTCTTAGTTTCCAAGCAAGTTGTCCATATCCAACATCTATTGAAAATACTTTTGTAGCTCCATTTTGAAGCATACAATCTGTAAATCCACCAGTTGAAGCTCCTATATCCATACAAACTTTACCATCTAAAGTAAGTCCAAAGTTTTTCATAGCTTTTTCAAGCTTTAAACCTCCTCTACTTACATATGGTATAGGATTACCTTTAACCTCTATTTTGGCATCTTCTTTAACATCTACACCTGCCTTATCACATCTTTGATTATCTACAAAAACAAGACCAGCCATTATGGCTTTTTTTGCTCTTTCTCTACTTTCAAAAAATCCTTGTTCTACTAATAATACGTCTATTCTCTTTTTCATAAAACTACCTTCCAGCCTCTATTTTTTTATTCTTTTTGCTATACATTCAGCAGATAACCCAACTGCATCATATAATTTATCTATATTGCCGTGATCTATAAATTTCTCATCAATTGCTATATTTTCAACTTTTATATCATAGTTATTATCTATAACAAAACTATTTACTCTACTTCCAAAACCACCACTTATTATATTATCTTCTATAGTAACTATATATTTATATTTTTTGCATAAATCATGAAGTAATTTTTCATCCATTGGTTTTAAAAATCTTGCATTGATTATAGCCGGATTTATATTATCTTTTAAAAGCATTTCTTTTGCTTCTAAAGCATGTTTTACCATATTACCTATAGCTAATATAGCTATATCTTGCCCATCTTCTATAACTTCGTATTTTCCGATTTCTATTTTTGAGTACTCGCCCTTATTTAAATAATATGAGTTACCTCTTGGATATCTTATAGCTACAGGTCCATCTATTTCTAAAGATAAGTCCATCATTAACTGTAGCTCTTTAGTATCTTTAGGAGCCATTACAATTATATTAGGAACTATATTCAAATAACTTAAATCAAACATACCATGATGAGTTTCTCCATCATTTCCTACAAGGCCTGCTCTATCTATTAAAAATGTAACATTTTTCTTTGTTATACAAACATCATGCACAAGTTGGTCAAATCCTCTTTGTAAAAATGTTGAGTATACTGCAAAATATGGCTTCATACCTTCTTTTGCTAAACCAGCAGAAAATGTAACTGCATGTTGTTCTGCAATACCAACGTCATAATATCTTTTAGGATATACCTTTTCAAATATATCAAGGCCTGTTCCAGAAGGCATTGCTGCTGTTATTGCTACAACATTCTCATTCTTTGATGCCATATCAACTAGTTTTTCACCGACTGCAGCTGATATAGATTTTAAGTTTGATGGCTGTATTCCTTCTTTGACATCAAATTTAGATACGCCATGATACTTATTTGGTTGTTCTTCAGCGAATTTATACCCTTTACCTTTTTTAGTTATAACATGTAATAAAACAGGACCTTTTTTATTTTTAGCTTTGTTCAATATTTCTATTAATTCTTTAATATTATGTCCATCTATAGGTCCATAGTATTTAATTCCTATTGATTCGAAGAACTCAGATTGTTGAGGAGTAAATTGACTTACTATAGTATCTTTTACCTTACTTGCTGTTTTGTATATCAAATTTCCTGCAGATGTTACATTAAATATTTTTTCTACTTCATCTTTTACCTTATTCATAGTTGAATTTCTTATTATACTCGACATATGCCTAGACATTGCCCCAACATTCTTATCTATAGACATTTCATTATCATTTAAGATTACTATCATATCTGTATTTAAGTAACCTAAACTATTCAATCCTTCTAAAGCCATACCACCAGTTATAGATCCATCACCTATCACTGATATTACATTAAATTTTTCTTTTTTTATATCCCTTGCACAAGCAATACCTAAACCAACGGAAATAGATGTACTACTGTGCCCTGTATCAAATATGTCGTGAGGGCTTTCTACTTCCTTTGGAAATCCACTTAAACCTTCAAATTGTCTTAAAGTATTAAAACTATCCTTTCTTCCTGTAAGAATTTTGTGCACATAAGATTGATGACCTACATCCCATATTATTTTATCAGTTGGACTATCAAATACTTTATGTAGCGCGAGACTTAACTCTACTACGCCTAAATTTGATGCTAAATGTCCACCTGTTTTAGATACTGACTTAACTAGAAATTTTCTTATATCTTTTGAAAGTATATCTAATTCTTCATTAGTCATATTTTTTATATCTTTAGGACAGTTTACTTTATCTAAATATTTATACATTTACCTTCACCTTTTATTTGATTAATTTTTTTATAATTAAAAAAGTCTTCCATAGAAGACCTAAAAAAATATATCGTTTCTATGTAATTATAAAAATGAATATACCTTATTATTGCCTTAGATATATTCATTTTATAACCATTTTATAAAACATTAGAAATTATATCATATAAATGTGCTTTTTTCAATTTTATGCCATTATCAAAGCTACAACTATACCTAATAAAGCACCCATCCATACTTCTACTGGTGTGTGTCCTATCAATTCCTTTAATTTATCTTGTTTTATATGCTTTCCATGATGAACATCATCTACTATTTGATTTAGTATAGCTGCCTGCTTTCCTACCGCTCTTCTTACTCCTGAGGCATCATACATTATAATCACTGCAAATACAAAAACTATAGCAAAGTCAGTTGATTTAAATCCTCGCTCTAAACCAACTAAAGTTGCTAAACTTGTCACGAAGGAACTATGTGAACTCGGCATACCTCCAGATGTAAAGATTCTAGCTAAATCTATACGTTTATCTTTTCCAGTAAATATCTTTATAAATTGAGCTAAAAAACAAGCAAATATACTTATTCCTAAAACCTTGTTGCTAAAAATTTCTGAAAAAAAGTTCATTTTTCCTCCTCTTAATACTCTCTATCTATTATATAATTCGCCAAACCATCTAAGAAACTATGATCCTGTGATAAGTCTTTTATACTATCTTTAGCTTCGTATATTAATTGTTTTGCAATCTCTTTTGATTTTTCTAAACCAAGTAAAGATGGATAAGTAGATTTATTATTTTCTATATCACTACCTACATGCTTACCTAACTTAGCTTCATCTCCAATTATATCTAATATATCATCTACTATTTGAAATGATAACCCAATATTTTTTCCATACTTAGTTATTTTTTCTAATTGTTCTTCATCTGCGTTACCTATTATAGCACCAGCTCTCATACATCCTATTATTATTGCTGCTGTTTTATTTAAGTGTATAAAGTCAAGTTTTTCTTTTGATATAGATTTATCTTCACTTTCTACATCTACTACTTGTCCGCCTATCATTCCATAAATTCCTACACTCTTAGCTATTTCATTTATTGCCTTTAGATACTTTTGTGGATTTTCTTTATTAATAGAATTAGATAACATTACCTCAAAAGCATAATTTAATAGAGCATCCCCTGCTAAAACTGCCATAGCCTCTCCAAATACCTTATGATTAGTAGGTTTACCTCTTCTTAAATCATCGTTATCTAGGGCAGGTAAGTCATCATGTATTAGTGAATATGTATGAATCATTTCTATTGCCACTGCAAAAGGAATTGCATCTTCTTCATTTCCTCCAACTATTTTACATGCTTCTAGTGTTAAAATAGGTCTTAACCTTTTTCCACCAGCTTTTAAACTATAATTCATAGCTTCCATTATAGTAGTTTGGTAACCATCTTCTTTTGGCTTATATTCATCTAATAAACTTTCTATATAATTAGATTTCTCTTTTAGAGATTGCTTAAACTCCACTTTTATTCCTCCCTCATATCTAAATCTTCTTCTATGCCTAATGAGTTAAATTTACTTATTTTTAATTCGGCATTTTCCAATAATTTATTGCAGTGTTTATAAAGGCCTATTCCTTCTTCATATAAACTTAAGGATTCATCTAAACTAGCTCCTTTAGATTCTAGTTTTTCCAAAATTGCTTCTAACTTTTTATAAGCTTGTTCATATGTTAAATCCATATTTATACCTCTTTATTTATTATTTTTTCTACAGTACACTCTATAAATCCATCTTTCAAAACTATTTCTAGATTATCTTTAAACTGTATTTCTTTTGTGCTATTAATTACTTGTCCTTCTTTTTGTACTATGCTATATCCTCTATCTATAGTTGCTAATGGGCTTAAACTATGAATCATAGCGCCCATGTTAGTAAGCCTCTCTTTTTCAAGCTTAATATTATTTTCTACTTCAAAGGCTATTTTATCATATATTTTGTCTAATTGTATAATATTATCTTTTATTATGTATGATTTCAGGTAATTATTTATTCTTTCAAAAACAGAGTTAAGTCTATGTTCATCTATTTTCACTTGATTTATTAATGACTTACTCATTCTATTTTTTATATTATTTAATTTAAACTCCAAATCATTTAGAGATGGTGTTGCTATTTCTGCAGCTGCTGATGGAGTTGGCGCTCTCATATCTGCTACAAAGTCGCAAATTGTAAAGTCAGTTTCATGACCAACTGCCGATATTATAGGTATTTTAGACTTAAATACTTCTCTTGCAACTATTTCTTCATTAAAAGACCAAAGTTCTTCTATAGAACCTCCACCTCTACCTACAATTATTGTATCTACATTTTCTCTATCATTAAAGAATTTAATACCTTCACATATATCACCTGCTGAGTTTAAGCCTTGAACATTTACAGGATACAACATTAAATTAACTTTAGGGTATCTTCTTTTTATTACGTTTATTATGTCTCTTATTACTG encodes:
- a CDS encoding TlyA family RNA methyltransferase encodes the protein MKKRIDVLLVEQGFFESRERAKKAIMAGLVFVDNQRCDKAGVDVKEDAKIEVKGNPIPYVSRGGLKLEKAMKNFGLTLDGKVCMDIGASTGGFTDCMLQNGATKVFSIDVGYGQLAWKLRQDERVVCMERTNIRHVTIEDTKEFADFASIDVSFISLKLVLPKAKELVRPGGHVVALIKPQFEAGREKVGKKGVVREKSTHIEVIETISHFAVEIGFSILDLDYSPIKGPEGNIEYLIYLRNSNDDYEFNEDEYRKKITEVVEASHSLNK
- the dxs gene encoding 1-deoxy-D-xylulose-5-phosphate synthase, with the translated sequence MYKYLDKVNCPKDIKNMTNEELDILSKDIRKFLVKSVSKTGGHLASNLGVVELSLALHKVFDSPTDKIIWDVGHQSYVHKILTGRKDSFNTLRQFEGLSGFPKEVESPHDIFDTGHSSTSISVGLGIACARDIKKEKFNVISVIGDGSITGGMALEGLNSLGYLNTDMIVILNDNEMSIDKNVGAMSRHMSSIIRNSTMNKVKDEVEKIFNVTSAGNLIYKTASKVKDTIVSQFTPQQSEFFESIGIKYYGPIDGHNIKELIEILNKAKNKKGPVLLHVITKKGKGYKFAEEQPNKYHGVSKFDVKEGIQPSNLKSISAAVGEKLVDMASKNENVVAITAAMPSGTGLDIFEKVYPKRYYDVGIAEQHAVTFSAGLAKEGMKPYFAVYSTFLQRGFDQLVHDVCITKKNVTFLIDRAGLVGNDGETHHGMFDLSYLNIVPNIIVMAPKDTKELQLMMDLSLEIDGPVAIRYPRGNSYYLNKGEYSKIEIGKYEVIEDGQDIAILAIGNMVKHALEAKEMLLKDNINPAIINARFLKPMDEKLLHDLCKKYKYIVTIEDNIISGGFGSRVNSFVIDNNYDIKVENIAIDEKFIDHGNIDKLYDAVGLSAECIAKRIKK
- a CDS encoding divergent PAP2 family protein; protein product: MNFFSEIFSNKVLGISIFACFLAQFIKIFTGKDKRIDLARIFTSGGMPSSHSSFVTSLATLVGLERGFKSTDFAIVFVFAVIIMYDASGVRRAVGKQAAILNQIVDDVHHGKHIKQDKLKELIGHTPVEVWMGALLGIVVALIMA
- a CDS encoding polyprenyl synthetase family protein, whose protein sequence is MEFKQSLKEKSNYIESLLDEYKPKEDGYQTTIMEAMNYSLKAGGKRLRPILTLEACKIVGGNEEDAIPFAVAIEMIHTYSLIHDDLPALDNDDLRRGKPTNHKVFGEAMAVLAGDALLNYAFEVMLSNSINKENPQKYLKAINEIAKSVGIYGMIGGQVVDVESEDKSISKEKLDFIHLNKTAAIIIGCMRAGAIIGNADEEQLEKITKYGKNIGLSFQIVDDILDIIGDEAKLGKHVGSDIENNKSTYPSLLGLEKSKEIAKQLIYEAKDSIKDLSQDHSFLDGLANYIIDREY
- the xseB gene encoding exodeoxyribonuclease VII small subunit, which gives rise to MDLTYEQAYKKLEAILEKLESKGASLDESLSLYEEGIGLYKHCNKLLENAELKISKFNSLGIEEDLDMREE
- the xseA gene encoding exodeoxyribonuclease VII large subunit → MKLRALDISEANSYIKRILVNDPILYNLKVKGEISNFKVHSSGNVYLSLKDETSKLNCVIFKSNYDRSLELDNGVKVVASGYISVYERDGSYQLYINSIEIEGVGNLYIQFNKLKEQLSKEGLFDQKYKKPIPKIPRSIGVVTSPTGAVIRDIINVIKRRYPKVNLMLYPVNVQGLNSAGDICEGIKFFNDRENVDTIIVGRGGGSIEELWSFNEEIVAREVFKSKIPIISAVGHETDFTICDFVADMRAPTPSAAAEIATPSLNDLEFKLNNIKNRMSKSLINQVKIDEHRLNSVFERINNYLKSYIIKDNIIQLDKIYDKIAFEVENNIKLEKERLTNMGAMIHSLSPLATIDRGYSIVQKEGQVINSTKEIQFKDNLEIVLKDGFIECTVEKIINKEV